The Microbacterium forte sequence CGACGGACGCCGTGCCGTCGAGCTCGGGGAACGCATGCGCCAGGTCTTCATTCACCAGGGTGAGATTGTCCACGCCAGCGGTGTTCCGTACCGCCCACGGGTAGGCGTCGGGCGACAGCTCCGTCGCGAAGACACGCGCATGGGGCACCTCGGTGGCCATGGCGAGAGCGATCGCGCCGCTGCCTGTGCCGAGGTCGATGCCGATCGGCGCGGGAAGCGCGGAACCCAGGAGGGCGTCGATCGCGTACTGCACCACGGTCTCGGTCTCCGGTCGAGGCACGAAGACCCCCGGACCCACGGCGAGTTCCAGATGCCGGAACGGCGCGGTTCCGGTGATGTGCTGCAGCGGCTCCCTGCCCGCCCGGCGGGTGACCAGGGCTCGCAGTGAATCCGCATCCGCCTCCTCGACCGCATCGCCGCGGATGATGACGGCCTGCACCTCTCCCCGTCGCAGACCCAGGACGTGGCCCGCGAGCAGCTCGGCATCGACGAGGGGATCCGAGACGCCCGCGTCGGCGAGTTGTCGGGCCGCGGCATGCACGGCTGAGGCGAGGGTGAGATCGGGCATGGATCAAGCGTAGAGCGCAGAAGGTGTCATATTGCCCACCCCTCCAGAGTGCTCGCCTAGGCTGGAGCGCGCAGTCCCCCCGCACAGGAAGGCTCTCCCCATGCCCGGAATCCACTCCGACATCACCACCGCTTTCGGCAACACTCCCCTGGTTCGCCTGAACCGGGTCACCGAGGGCCTCGGTGCCACCGTGCTGGCCAAGCTCGAGTTCTACAACCCGGCCTCGAGTGTCAAGGACCGGCTCGGCATCGCGATCGTCGACGCCGCAGAGGCATCGGGCGAGCTCAAGCCCGGGGGCACGATCGTGGAGGCGACCAGCGGCAACACCGGTATCGCCCTGGCGATGGTCGGCGCCGCCCGCGGCTACAAGGTGATCCTGACGATGCCCGCGTCGATGTCGAAGGAGCGGCGCATGCTTCTCAAGGCATTCGGCGCCGAACTCGTGCTCACCGACCCCACCAAGGGCATGACGCACGCTCTCGCCGAGGCGGAGGACATCGCCGCCCGCACGCCGGGCGCGGTGCTGGCGAAGCAGTTCGCCAAC is a genomic window containing:
- the prmC gene encoding peptide chain release factor N(5)-glutamine methyltransferase, with the translated sequence MPDLTLASAVHAAARQLADAGVSDPLVDAELLAGHVLGLRRGEVQAVIIRGDAVEEADADSLRALVTRRAGREPLQHITGTAPFRHLELAVGPGVFVPRPETETVVQYAIDALLGSALPAPIGIDLGTGSGAIALAMATEVPHARVFATELSPDAYPWAVRNTAGVDNLTLVNEDLAHAFPELDGTASVVISNPPYVPDAAVPRDPEVRLFDPSMALYGGEDGLDVVRVLSVRALELLHTGGLLVIEHGELQGEEIRSILTRDGWRAAATHRDLTLRDRATTALRP